Part of the Streptomyces showdoensis genome is shown below.
CGGCGAGAGCCGTGGCGAGGCGGGTGGTGCGCATGTTCCCCCCTGGGACGAGCGTGAACGGGGGACCATCATCCACGCTCCGCCCCTGACGCGTACACGCCTCTTCTCAGTTGTGCCCGAACTTGCGTTCCTTGCGGTGGGACGGGGTGTCGAGGACCGGGCGCGGCGCCTCGGAAGCGGCCGTGCGCGGGCTCTCCTTCGCCTCGACCGCCGTCCGGTGCTCGTGACCGCCCGTCCGGGCGCCCTTGTTGACCCGGGTCTGTTTCTTGCCCACGATCGTGCCTCCCGTCGTGAATCTTCCTCCCAGACTCGCACGGGGGTACGAAAGCCGCATGTCAGGCGGCGGGCCCGGCCGCGGCGCCCTGGGCGAGCACCGGCCAGAGGGCGGGGTCCTCGAAGCCCAGGGCCCACAGCGCGGTGTGGGTGACGCCGTGGCGGCGCAGGACGGGCAGGTGGCCGGAGACCCCGCGGGCGTCCTGGTACCAGACGTGATGCGTGTCCGTCCCGTCCGCGTAGAGGAAGTACGGGGTGCCGGATTCCGGGTCCAACCGGTACGGGGCGCGCTTCGCGCGGCGCAGGCTCTCGGCCTCCTTCCAGGTGACGTGGGCGGCCCTCCCGGCCCGGGTGCCGTCGGCACGGACGGTCCAGTCCCAGCCGTAGGCGGGCAGGCCGAGTTCGAGGCGCTCGGCGGGGATGAGGGCGGTGGCGGTGCGCAGCACCTCCTCGTACCAGGCGGTGCTCGCGAGCGGCCCCGGTGCGCCGTTCGCCCAGTGCAGGTTGTATCCCATGATCCGGACCCGGTCGGCGGCCTTGCCGAGGGCGGCGTAGTCCCAGACGCGGCCGGTGGCCGCGGTCTTGGGCATGACGGTGACGAGGCAGCTCTTGGCGCGGGCCCGCAGCCGGGCGCAGAGCTCGGTGACGAGGGCCGCGTACCCGTCGCGCACGGCCGCGTACGTGGCGTCGCCGGTGGTGGCGAGGGTCTCGTAGTCGAGGTCGAGCCCGTCGTAGTCGCCCTTGGCGGCGGTGGCGAGGAGGGCGTTCACGTGGGCGGCGCGCCGGGCCGGGTCGGTGACGAGGGCGGCGAGGGCGTCCTTGGGCATCGTCTCCATGACGGTGGGCACGACCTTGATACCGGCCCGGTGGAGTCCGTCGACGATCGGCCGGTCCCCCGCGCCGGGATGGTCGGCGACGGTGCCGTCGGCCTTGGCCTCGTACCAGAACGGGCTCACGGTGTGGAGCTGGTCGGCGTGGCGCAGGGCGTGGAGGTAGGCGTTCTCCTGGTCCCAGTAGGGGAGCCAGCCGGAGACGGTACGGCGGGCGGGCGGGGCGTCGCCGGCCTCGGACGCGGCCGTGGACGCGGCCGGTGATGCGACGGCGGCTCCGTCCGCGGCCGCGGTGGCCGGGGCGAGGGGCAGGAGCAGGGCGGCGGCGAGCAGGGCGAGGCGCATGGCACGAGCCTGCGGATCTCTCGCGCGACACGCCCGGCATGCTGGGCCGTTCAGCCGCTAGCGTGCGGGGGATGACGACTCCTCTGTACTCCACGACCGAGGCCGACCCGTACGCCATCGGGCCGGTCCGCACCTCCTACGCGCCCGACCACGACGGCGACCCCGACCCGGGCGAGATCGTGTGGACCTGGGTGCCGTACGAGGAGAACGACGGGCGCGGCAAGGACCGTCCGGTGCTCGTGGTGGCGCGTGAGGAGGCCGGCACCCTGCTGGCCGTACAGCTGTCGAGCAGGCGGCACGACCACGACCGCGAATGGGTGGCGATCGGGTCGGGGCCGTGGGACACCGCGCGGCGCGATTCCTGGGTGGATCTGGACCGGGTGCTGCGCGTGCGCGACTCGGGCATGCGGCGGGAGGCGTGCGCGCTCGACCGGCCGCGCTTCGACCGTGTGGTGGAGCGGCTGATCGAGCGCTACGGCTGGTCCTGACCGAACACCCGCCGGAAGGCGCCCAGGGTGGCGCGGTCGCGGCCGCGGTCGAGGATCCCGAAGACGATCTCGTCGAAGTGGCCGGCGAAGCGCCCCTCGCGGGTGATCAGTTCCTTGAAGGCGCCCGCGACCTCGGCGGGGTCGTTCTGGAAGACGCCGCAGCCCCAGGCGCCCAGCACCAGCCTGCGGTAGCCGTGGGCGGCGGCCGTCTCCAGGACCCGCTCGGCGCGGGCGGCGAGCACCTCGGGGAGGCGGCCGGCCCGCTCGGGGACCTGGCGGCGGACCACCCCGGCGTTGGGCGCGGGGGAGGTGAGGAAGCCGACCGTGAAGGGTTCGGTGAGCAGGACCCCGCGGTCGGTGCGGAAGACGGGCACGCCCGGCGAGTGGATGACCCGATCGGTGTAGAAGGGGTCGCGCTCCGTGCGGTGGTGCTCGTAGTAGGCGGGGGCCCGCAGCAGCGTGGCGTGGAGGGCGGAGGAGCGGCACAGGGCCTCCTCCTGGGCCTGGGCGCCGTTGAGGTAGCCGCCGCCGGGGTTGCGGGCGGAGGCGAAGTTGAGGACCGCGACGGGAGCGGAGGCGTCGGCGCGGTGCATCCGGCGGGCGGCGACGAGGCTGCTCTCCTCCGTGACCTCGATGCGGGTCGCGCGGCCGGTCCCGGGGGTGACGGGGACGGGCTCGGGGCCGTGCAGCCGGGTTCCGGCCAGGGCCGCCGCCAGCTGCTCGGCGAGGAGGACGGTCCGGCCGTCCGGTGCCGTGTAGCGGCCCGCCGCCACGATCTCCTCGGTCTCGCGGGCGAGGGCCCGAAGTCGTGCGCTCATGGCCCGCAAGCATGATCGACCCGCGTTCCGGGCGGCAACGGGTTTTCCCGGCCACGCCACG
Proteins encoded:
- a CDS encoding glycosyl hydrolase family 18 protein, whose translation is MRLALLAAALLLPLAPATAAADGAAVASPAASTAASEAGDAPPARRTVSGWLPYWDQENAYLHALRHADQLHTVSPFWYEAKADGTVADHPGAGDRPIVDGLHRAGIKVVPTVMETMPKDALAALVTDPARRAAHVNALLATAAKGDYDGLDLDYETLATTGDATYAAVRDGYAALVTELCARLRARAKSCLVTVMPKTAATGRVWDYAALGKAADRVRIMGYNLHWANGAPGPLASTAWYEEVLRTATALIPAERLELGLPAYGWDWTVRADGTRAGRAAHVTWKEAESLRRAKRAPYRLDPESGTPYFLYADGTDTHHVWYQDARGVSGHLPVLRRHGVTHTALWALGFEDPALWPVLAQGAAAGPAA
- a CDS encoding type II toxin-antitoxin system PemK/MazF family toxin, whose protein sequence is MTTPLYSTTEADPYAIGPVRTSYAPDHDGDPDPGEIVWTWVPYEENDGRGKDRPVLVVAREEAGTLLAVQLSSRRHDHDREWVAIGSGPWDTARRDSWVDLDRVLRVRDSGMRREACALDRPRFDRVVERLIERYGWS
- a CDS encoding TIGR02452 family protein, with amino-acid sequence MSARLRALARETEEIVAAGRYTAPDGRTVLLAEQLAAALAGTRLHGPEPVPVTPGTGRATRIEVTEESSLVAARRMHRADASAPVAVLNFASARNPGGGYLNGAQAQEEALCRSSALHATLLRAPAYYEHHRTERDPFYTDRVIHSPGVPVFRTDRGVLLTEPFTVGFLTSPAPNAGVVRRQVPERAGRLPEVLAARAERVLETAAAHGYRRLVLGAWGCGVFQNDPAEVAGAFKELITREGRFAGHFDEIVFGILDRGRDRATLGAFRRVFGQDQP